In Vicia villosa cultivar HV-30 ecotype Madison, WI unplaced genomic scaffold, Vvil1.0 ctg.000025F_1_1, whole genome shotgun sequence, one genomic interval encodes:
- the LOC131622160 gene encoding WAT1-related protein At5g07050-like, with the protein MEGDKCCSSSFQRCKPYIAMICLQFGFAGMNIITKVSLNRGMSHYVLVVYRHAFATAAIAPFAIVLERKIRPRITFLMFIQMFVLGLLGLVIQNLYYAGLKFTSPTYSCAISNILPAITFVMAVIFRMEKLDIKKLRCQVKVIGTVITVAGAMVMTLYKGQVIQILSSQYMHHPRNYVPENNTDSGEKDWVKGSIFLIIATFAWSCFFILQAVTLRKFSAPLSLAAIVCFLGTLQSIAVTYVMESNPNVWNIGWDINLLAAAYAGIISSGLTYYVQGIVMQKKGPVFVTAFSPLMMIIVAIMGTFILAEKLYLGGVIGAILIVIGLYSVLWGKNREIEAETIKEGTKCCVEKGVLETVIEGVEINDIEVQKDEPTKVLTVTIVSAPKV; encoded by the exons ATGGAAGGAGATAAATGTTGTTCAAGTTCATTTCAAAGATGCAAGCCATACATAGCTATGATTTGTCTACAATTTGGTTTTGCTGGTATGAATATAATAACAAAAGTATCACTCAACCGTGGAATGAGTCACTATGTTCTTGTTGTTTATAGACACGCTTTTGCTACCGCGGCTATTGCACCTTTTGCTATTGTTCTTGAGAg GAAGATAAGGCCAAGGATTACATTTCTTATGTTCATACAAATGTTCGTCTTGGGACTCCTCGG gcTTGTGATTCAGAATCTATACTATGCTGGGTTGAAATTTACATCTCCAACATACTCATGTGCTATTAGCAATATTCTCCCTGCTATCACATTTGTAATGGCTGTTATTTTTAG GATGGAGAAATTGGACATTAAAAAATTAAGATGCCAAGTAAAGGTGATTGGAACTGTAATTACAGTTGCAGGGGCTATGGTGATGACATTATACAAAGGACAAGTTattcaaattttgagttctcaatacatgcatcatccTAGAAATTATGTACCTGAAAACAATACTGATTCTGGTGAAAAGGATTGGGTCAAGGGTTCTATTTTCCTCATAATTGCGACGTTTGCTTGGTCTTGTTTCTTCATCCTTCAAGCTGTTACATTAAGGAAATTCTCAGCACCGCTTTCGCTGGCAGCCATAGTGTGCTTTTTGGGAACACTTCAATCAATTGCAGTAACATATGTTATGGAGAGTAACCCAAATGTTTGGAACATTGGTTGGGATATAAACCTATTAGCCGCCGCATATGCT GGTATAATATCATCTGGTCTTACATATTATGTACAAGGAATTGTGATGCAAAAGAAAGGACCAGTTTTTGTGACTGCTTTTAGTCCTTTGATGATGATCATTGTAGCTATCATGGGCACTTTCATCCTTGCTGAAAAATTATACCTTGGAGG TGTTATTGGAGCAATTTTGATTGTAATAGGACTTTATTCAGTTCTATGGGGCAAAAACAGAGAGATTGAAGCAGAGACAATAAAAGAAGGAACCAAGTGTTGCGTAGAAAAAGGAGTGTTGGAAACAGTGATTGAAGGTGTTGAAATAAATGACATTGAAGTGCAAAAGGACGAACCTACTAAAGTTTTAACGGTGACAATTGTTAGTGCTCCAAAAGTTTAA